TCAGTTCCGAGGGTTCAGTGACCGCCAGACCACCGCCGATGTCGGAGTGGACCCCCTCGAACCACACCTGTTTGACGTCGATCTCGCCCTCATCTGCCTTGTCGACTTCCCAGACACAGGGATCGAATGTCAGCCGACGTTCGTCGATGGCGAGCGCCTGCCTGGCCACTGCGACGTTCTTGCCGAGCTTCACGTCGTGGAACTTGTGCTTGACGCGGGTGATGCCGGGAACGCCGAGCGCACCGACGGTGTCGAAGACCCCGATGAACTTGACCGGCACCGGGGCGCCTGGGGTCTTCGCCGGACGATCCTCCCGCTTCATCCGGTAGTACCGCAGGACTGTTTCAAACAGGTTCTCGGTTGGGTGCTGCGCGAGTTCGAGCGGGGTGACAAGGCCGATGTGCCAGATCATGCCCCCGAGACTCCGTGCAGTGTATGCGCCGCGACTGAACCCGAAGACGAAGATCTCATCGCCGGGCTCGTAGTTCAGAGCGAGGAATCGGTAGGCATCGATCAGGTTGGCATCGAGGCCGCGACCGAACGCCCCGCCGATGACGCGGTCAGACCAGCCCGACCCGGTTCCCACGCCGTTGACGTAATGGACCAGCTGCACAGCGCCGTCGTCGGCATCGGTGGTGACGGCTCGGGCGATCTTCTCGACATTCGAAATTCGTGGGTCTTTCGACGACTTCCACGTGCCGTCGCAACAGACCACCAGACGCTTCTTCATTTTTCCGACCCTCCACAGGCTCGCACGCGGCCCACCCGCAGTAAACGGTAATAGCTCCGACGGTTCGATGCGATAGGCGTCGGTCGTACGGTTTACTGCGGTCATGAGGTTCATCGACATCGCGGCCCGGCGAATCACGGTCATCTGTACCGCCGTACTCGGGGCCCTGCTGCTATCCGGACTCGGCGGCGTACCGGCGAATGCCGCGCCGCCCACCGCCGGCCTCGATCCAGCGCTGGCGGTGGCGTACCAGCAGGCGTCGAACAGCGCACGGGCACAGGGGGTCTCGCTGTGGATCACGTCCGGTAAGCGGACAGACGCGGAGCAGCGTCAGATGTGGCGCGATGCGATCGCGACCTATGGCAGCCCGGAAGCCGCTCGGCGGTGGGTCCTGCCGGCGGAACAATCGCCACATGTGAGCGGCCACGCCATCGACGTCGGCCCTCGGGAAGGCGCAGCCTGGCTCGAACGAACCGGTTACCGCTGGGGTCTGTGCCGAACCTTCGCCAACGAGTGGTGGCACTTCGAGCTCGCGACGGTACCCGGCCTCCCGTGCCCTGCGATGTGGCCCGATGCCGCGGCCCGCGCTGACCGGCTTCGTTAGTGGTGGCCTTTTGTGAGGACCCTTCGTGACGGCCCTCCGCAAGCTCCGGGCCTCCTCAGGGAGCGGGGGACACGGCCCTCCGCAAGCTCCGGGCCTCCTCAGGGAGCGGGGGGGACACGGCCCTCCGCAAGCTCCGGGCCTCCTCAGGGAGCGAAAGGGATACGGCCCTCCGCAAGCTCCGGGCCTCCTCAATATCTGCGGCCTGGCGGCCATCGTGACCAATAAAACAGTCGTAAACGTCCCAAAGGAATGCTCCCTGAGGTGCGAGCGAAGCGAGCCACGAAGGGTGTGGCAACTTGTCTCGCCGGGCCCTTCGTGGCTCGTCGCTTGCGCTCCTCGCACCTCAGGGAGCAGAGGGAGGGCATCGCTTGCACCCTACGGACCAGCAATTTTGTGGTTCTTCGGATCAGGGAGCAGGGGTTATGCGCTCCGTCTGATTAGGGGCAGCGGTAATCGAAGAACGATGTGCCGAATGTGTCGAATGGCGTCCGGCACGCTCGTCATCACTGCACACGGACCGACGAGCGGCCCGCTGAACGAGAGGCCTGATCATGCATTACTCGCTGCTGCTGCACTACCCGGAGATGGACGCGTCGACCCTCGGTGAGGAAGCGATCGCTCAGGGACAAGCCGCCTTCGCCGCCTACACGACGGCCCTCCAAGACGCCGGCGTGCTCGTGAGTGCCGAAGTCCTACAGCACTCGGACGTCACGACGACGCTGCGCAAGGTCGACGGCCGGCTCGTCGTTCAGGACGGCCCCTTCGCCGACACCAAGGAACAGCTCGGCGGAACCGTCGTCATCGATGTCGACGATCTCGACGCCGCCATCGAGTGGGCGCGTCAGGCACCGCCGATCGAGTGGGGTGTCGTGGAGATCAGGCCCGGCGCGACCTACACCGTCGATGGTGCGTGGACACCCAACGCATGACCCGACGAGAAGCGCACACCGCCGCCGAACATGCTGCCCGCGAGTCATATTCGCGGCTGGTGGCGCTTCTCGCCGCCGCGTCGGGGGATCTCGCGCTCGCGGAGGATGCACTGGCCACCGCCTTCGAACGTGCGCTCACCTCGTGGCCGTCAGATGGGGTACCCGCGAACCCGGAAGGCTGGCTGCTCACGGTCGCACGCAACCAGCAGCGCGACGTCTGGAAGTCGGCGGCGCACCGTACGTCGAAGATCCTCGACGACACCATCTCTCCCGGAGCCACCACCGTGACTCCCTTCGACGATGTGGACCCCGACGCCATTCCCGACAAGCGCCTCGAATTGTTGTTCACCTGCGCCCATCCGGCCATCAACGCCGCCGCCCGCACGCCGCTCATGCTGCAGTCGGTGCTCGGCTTCGAGGCCGCCGACATCGCCACCGCCTTCACGGTCGCCCCGGCAACGATGTCGCAGCGCCTCGTGCGAGCCAAGCGCCGGATCCGCGACGCCCGCATACCGTTCGTCGTTCCCGACCGCGCGGCGATGCCGGAACGACTCCCCGCTGTGCTGGAAGCAGTCTATGGGTGTTTCGCGATCGCGTGGAACGACGCCGACGGGACCGATCCCGACACCGTCGAATCGATGGCGGGGGAGTCGCTGCACCTGGCCGTCACGCTCGCCGCGCTGCTCGACGATCCCGAGGCGTGGGGACTCGCTGCGCTGATCGCGCTCTCGTTGTCGCGGGCGCCGGCACGGACCGGCCCGTTCATCCCGCTCGAAGAGCAGGATCCGGCCACCTGGGATGTCGCGCTCATCCGGGACGGGGAAGCGATGCTCCGACGCGCATCGGCGTTCGGCCGGCCGCACGGTCGGTTCCAGCTCGAGGCCGCGATGCAGTCCGTCCATGCCGACCGCGCACGCACCGGTGTCGTCGACTGGGCCGCATTACAGTCGCTGTCGTCCGCGCTCATGGCCGTGGCGCCGACGCTTGGTGCGCGGATCGCCCACGCTGCGATCGTCGGGCGGGCGAGTTCCCCCGCAGATGGACTATCACTGCTTGACGAGTTGGGCGGTGACGCCGCGGGTTTCGGCCCGTTCCACGCGGCGAAGGCAGATCTGCTGGTTCGGGTCGGGCACTCCGACGCGGCGCGTGAGCACTTCGAGCGGGCCGCCGAGCTCACCGGCGACGAGCGAGCGCGAAAGTATCTGCGACGACGTGCGCGCGAGGTTGAGTAGCCATCGTCGCGAGCCCGACGAAAAACGACGCACGGTCGAGGGTGGCGCCGGCCTGGTGTCACCAAACGGCGGGAATGCCTGATTCTGGCAACACCGACGACCTAATGTGTGACTCGGGACACAACAGTGCCGGACCCTCACCGAGGGCTTCACAACGGGTCGAGCCTCGCTCGACGAATGGAGGCAGTCATGACTGCAAGTGCCGAGGTCACGAACGATCTGACCACCGAGCCGTACCGCTCGCGCCGCAATCACTGGAACAACCAGGTCCGCCGGCACGCCATGATGACCCCGGACAACACGGCGATCACCTACCTCGACAAGAACACGACCTGGAAGGAACTCGACGACCGGTCGCGCGCCTTCGGAGCCGCACTCCATCGGCGGGGTGTCCAGTTCGGTGATCGGGTTCTGATGGCCCTGCTCAACCGCACCGAGTACATCGAGGCGATTCTCGGGGCCACTCTCATCGGCGCCATCCCGGTACCGGTCAACATCCGCATGAGCCCCGCCGAGGTTGCCTATCTCGTCACCGACAGCGGTGCGAAGGTCGTCGTCACCGAGACCCTCCTCGCTCCGATCGCGGACGCGGTCGCCGGGTCGACCGGTCAGATCGAGACCATCATCGTCGTCGACGGCAGCGACAACGCCGACCATCTCGACTTCGAGACCCTGCTGGCCGAGGGCGCGTCGGACCTGCCGGAGGTCGACGTGCCCGAGGACACCGTCGCCGCCATCATGTACACCTCGGGCACCACCGGAAAACCCAAGGGCGCCATGCTCACTCATCAGAACATCCAGGCGCAGGCGGTGACGACGATCGCCACGGCCGGGGCACAGTCCGGTTCCGATGACGTCGCCTCGATCGTGCCGCCGCTGTTCCACATCGCGGGGATCGGCGGCTTCGCACCGATCTTCTACCGCGGGATCCGCGCGGTGCTCCACCCGCTCGGGGCTTTCGATCCCGACACCATGCTCGACACGCTGGAGCGCGAAGGCGTCACGTCGGTCTTCATGGTCCCGGCACAGTGGCAGGCCGTGTGTGCGGCGCAGAAAGCGCGTCCCCGGAAGCTCAAGCTGCGCACGATGAGTTGGGGCGCGGCCCCGGCGTCGGACACCGTGCTGAACGCGATGAACGAATCCTTCCCGGAGGCCGCCAACATGACCGCGTTCGGTCAGACCGAGATGTCGCCGGTGACGACGATCCTCGAGGGCAAGGACGCACTGCGCAAGCTCGGATCCATCGGCAAGGTCGTCCCGGCGGTCACCGCGCGCATCGTCGATCCGCTCATGAACGACGTGAAGCCCGGTGAGGTCGGCGAGATCGTGTATCGCGGGCCCAACATGATGATCGGCTACTGGAACAAGCCCGAGGCGACCGCGGAAGCCTTCCGCGGCGGCTGGTTCCACTCGGGCGACCTGGTGCGTCAGGACGAGGAGGGTTTCCTCTACGTCGTCGACCGCGCCAAGGACATGATCATCTCGGGCGGCGAGAACATCTACTGCGCCGAGGTCGAGAATGTCCTGTTCAGCCATCCGAGCATCACCGAGGCGGCGATCATCGGTCGGGCGGACGAGAAGTGGGGCGAGGTGCCGGTCGCCGTGGTCGTGCTCGCCGAAGGCGTCGCGGACCTCACCCTCACTGATCTCGAGCCGCACCTCAACGAGAACCTCGCGCGGTTCAAGCACCCCAAGGACCTGGTGATCATCGACGAACTCCCACGCAACGCCGGGGGGAAGGTCGTCAAGCCACGGCTCCGAGATGCCTACGGCAGCAAGGACGCCGGACTGTCGAACTGATCACCGCCCGCTCCCTGAGGTGAGCGTCCGATTTCTATGCTCCCTGAGGTGCGAGCGAAGCGAGCCACGAAGGGTTTGGCGACGCATCTCACCAGGACCCTTCGAGGCTCGTCGCTAACGCTCCTCGCACCTCAGGGAGCAGAGGGAGGGCATCGCTTCCACCCCACAGTCCAGCGGTTCGTGGTTCTTTCGGATCAGGGAGCAGAGGGGGCGCCAGAGCGAAAGCGACGAGCCGACAGGCCAGCCGGTCACTCCGGGTCGGCGAAGCGCGCTTCCCGTCGCGCCATCCCGGCGTGTACCGCCTCCATCTGATTGGGGGATCCCATCAGTCCGACCTGGAGTTCGCTCTCCAGCATCAGCGCCGCGGCCGGATCCGTGCCCGCCCACGACTCGTCGTACAGGCGCTTGGCGGCGCGGACCGCGTGCGGCGATTTCGACGCGATCTCGTGCGCGAGTTCGAGTGCGGCGGTGAGCGGATCGTCGACGACGCGGGTGACCAGCCCGAGTCGTTGGGCCTCGGCGCCGTCGACGATGCGTCCGGTGAACGTGAGTTCCTTTGCCACATCGGCGGACACGAGTCGCGGGAGGGTCTGGGTGATGCCCATGTCGGGCACCAGTCCCCACTTGACCTCCATGATGGACAGGCGCGCGTCGGGGGTCGAATAGCGGATGTCGGCGCCCAGCGCGATCTGCAGGCCACCGCCGAAACAGTTGCCGGTGATGGCCGCGATCACCGGTGCCGGGATGCGGCCCCAGTCCAGTGACACCCGCTGCGCGTGATTGCCGAGCACGCCCGGTTCGCGCTCCAGCAGCGAGTTCACCCCGCCACCCTGACCCAGGCTCGACACGTCCAGGCCGGAACAGAAACTCTTGCCCGCACCGTGTACCACCACGGCCCGGACGCGGTTGTCCTCGGCGAGGGTGCCCGTCACGTCGATGAGGGCCTCGAACATCGCCGGATCGAGCGCGTTGTGTTTGTCGGCTCGGTTGAGCGTCGCCGTGGCGACACCGGCGTCGTCGATGTCCACGACGATCCGCTGCTCGGTCATGTATCTACTTCCGATCTGTTGTGGGTGGGTGTTTGATCTCGCGGAGCTGACGGCCGCGGCGTTGGTATCGCCAGATGAAGTAGCCGACGCCGATCGCCAGAACGACCCCGATGATCACGCCCCAGGCGGTGGCGGCGCGGAAGCCGGGCGCTTCGACGTCGAAGATGCGCTCGCCGGCATGTGCGCCGTTCCCACCGCCGGCGACCACCGTGAGAGTCAGCAGGTTGGGGATCGCGACGACCACGCCGAGAACAGCGAACATGATCGTCGGGACGTTCTTCATGCGGCTGCGGTTGACGAACGCCAACGTGAAGAACAGCACGGGCAAGAAGGTGCACACGATCCCGAGAACCAGGCCGGTGCCGATGCCGCGGCTGAACGATCCTTCGACGCGCTGCCCGATCTGACCGGCCCACCAGCGCGGCAGGAACGCCTCGAGGATGAAGTAGGTTACGACGAGCAGCGCCGCGATGACGAGTCCGATCACCACCTTCTTCACCACGGAGTTCGCGCGTTCGGCGGCGGTCGGCTTGACCGGGGTCGTCCCATCGGTCGTCGAGTCGGTCGGCGCGACGCCGGGTGTGGTTCCGGCGGGATACTGGGAAGCTTCCGGTGGCGGCGCGGCGGGAGGCACCGCTCCCGACGGGTACGCGCCGGAGGGCGTCTGTCCGGGCCCGCCCGGGGTCGGCGGCTGTCCGGATGGATTGGCAGAGAACGATTCGTTGCTCATGGGCCGAGTGTATGCGCGGACCGCTGCCCGTCCGCCCGGAAAACACCCCGTGCACTCACGGCTTCCGGATGCCGCCGTAGATTCCGCGACGGACGATCCACGGTTGCAGGATCGTGTCGACCGACCACGCCGGGAATCGGAACGGTCGCCCGTTGGGCGCAAACACCTGCAGACCGTCGGCCTGGACACCGAGCACCGAACCCCAACGCCGCCGTGGGGGAGCGTAGCGCCGCGCACGGCCCGGCCGCCCGGCGAGGTCGGACCGGATGTTGTGTGCGAGCAAACGATCGGCACGATTCCGAGCGGAACTGCGGAGGTCGTCGGTCGCCGCGACGTCGCCGATCGCGTAGACGAGATCCGCACCGGGTACGCGCAGTTCGGCCGTCACGCGCACGAAGCCCGACGGATCGAGCACCTCTCGCGGAAGCCACTCCGTGTTCGGTCTCACCCGGCCGATGGCCCAGAGCACGGCATCGGCCTTCACCGGAGACTGCCCCGTCGAGAGGCTCACCGGCCCCGGAGTGATCTCGTCGCAAGCGAACCCGTCGGGTACGACCGCACGATGGCCGCCGTGCACGCCGACGCCGAGCCGGCGCAACCGGGCCAGTACGGTCGCCCAAGTCCGCGGATGATGCTGCGGCAGAGCACGTTCGCCCGGGTGATACAGGTCGACCTGTTTGCCCGGCCAGGTCTGCGCCAGGTTGGCGGCGGCACTCACCGCCGCTGCACCGCCACCGATCACCGCGATGGTCTCGGCATCAGCGAACCGCGCATGAGCCGAGCGCAACTCGGCGTCGACGTCGGCTTCCGACTGCAGTTCCGGATGTCTCCAGAACCCATTCCGCACGCCGGTGGAGATGACCAGCGCGTCGAAACGCTCGACCCTCTCGGTGCCGTTGGCGTCGGCGACGGTGACGGTGCGGTCACCGAGGTCGGCACCCGTCAGTGTGCCGTGGACGGTCCGGATTCCGTCGAGCTTCCGGAAGCGCCCGAACGGAATCCGGTAGTCGCGCGCCCACGCATCGGGCCGGCTGATCCGCAGCCCGAGTTCCTGCCCGCTGACCAGCCCTGGCTTCGACGAGATGCCCACGACGTCGGCATGCGGGGCGAGATGGATCGCGGTCAGTACTCCGGAATCACCGAGGCCGGCGACGACGACGCGTGGTCGGCTCACGCGGTGACCTGATCCGGCGGATGCGCGGCCGAGCGCGGGGGTCGGGGGACGAAGCGTGGCACCCGGTCGATGACGTCCTGGTAACCGGGGCGCCGCTCGAGGCTCCGCTTCTCCATCATGGGGATGCTGGCACCGAGGAACATCGCGAGCATCAGGACCGCGCCCACGAACAGCCACCACCAGTCACCGGGCGAGGCGGCGAGTCCGAACAGCGCCATCGATACCCAGAACAGGACCTCGCCGAAGTAGTTCGGGTGTCTCGACCAGGCCCACACTCCGGTGTCGAGGACGGCGCCCGGTGTTTTGTGCGCAGCGAATCGACGCAGCTGTCCGTCGGCGACGTACTCGAGCGCCGTCGCGGCGAGTCCGACGACGGCCGCAACCGCGGTCAGCCAGGCCAGCACGCCGCCGGTGTGGGTGACCGCGACGTAGATCGGGATCATGCCGAGGAACACCTGGATGGTGGGGAAGACGTGGATCGCCATCAGGTCCACGGGCAGTTCGGCGCGGCCGGCACCGGCCTTCAGCATCGGGTAGCGCCAGTCCTCGTGGTGGAGACCCGGCCAGCCGATCGCCCAGTTCGCAGTGAGCCGGATCGCCCAGGCGCCGATGACGATCGCGATGACCCAGCAGTGCACCGCGTCGATCCCGACGTCGCCGGCGGCCCACCAGTAGACGAACAGCGCGGGCGGCACGACGCTCCAATAGGCGTCGTAGAAGCTGGAATTGCCGTAGATCCGGCTGAACGCGAAGATCACGAGGGTGGCGAGCAGATCGGCGATCAGGGTGTCGAGCCAGAGGTAGGCGGTGGCCGGACCCCAGATGAGCCAGGCGGCGGCGACCGCGAAGGCCAGCACGTAGGCGATCGTCACGCGGACGAACGAACCGCTTCGGCTGATGGTGCTGTCGGTGCTCACGGGCGTCCCCATCACAGCTGTTCTTCGATGGATCCGGCGAGTTTCTCCGGTTTGGTCGTCGGCGAGTATCGCGCGACGACGGACCCGTCCCGCCCGATGAGGAACTTGGTGAAGTTCCATTTGATCCGGCCGCCGAGCACGCCGGATTTCTGATCCCGCAACCACGCGAACAGCGGGTGGGCGTCGGGACCGTTCACATCGACCTTCGCGAACATCGGGAAGGTCACGTCGTAGGTCAGCGAGCAGAAGCTCTTGATCTCCTCCTCGTCGCCGGGCTCCTGGTGCCCGAACTGATCGCACGGGAAGCCGAGTACGCGCAGACCCTTGTCGGCGTAATCCCGGTGCAGTGCCTCCAGACCGCGGTACTGCGGGGTGAACCCGCACTGCGAGGCGGTGTTCACGATGAGCAGGGGAGAGCCCTGGAACTGCGAGAGTTCGACGGGATCGCCGTCGATGCCGGTGGCGGTGAAGTCGTACACAGAGGTCATGCCGCTACGCTACGTGCCGATCAAGCACTTGCTTGGGTGAATCGTCGAAGCGTCCCGGCGTCACTCGCCGAATCGCTCGGTCCGGATGCGGGTACGGTCGTGTCCGGCCTCGACCATCCACTGGGCGCAGTTCTCGACGAACCGGTTCGGGCCGCAGATGAACACGGTCGGCGAGGTCGCCGGATCCATGGTCAGCGCGGCGAGTTCGTCGGCGGTGAGACGTCCCGCGGGCCGCGTCGCGTCGTCGGGTGCCACCCGGGTGTGGATCAGGTGAACATCCATGCGGCGGTGCGCGATCAACTGCCGGATCTCATCCCGGTAGTAGACGCGTTCGGGACTGCGGACCGAGTACACGAGGGAGAAGGGGGTCTGCGGCGCCTCGACCTCGCGGCTGCGGATCATCGACATGAGTGGCGCGATCCCGGAGCCACCGCCGATCAGTTGGACGGGACGGTCGTCGCCGGACGGCCAGGTGAACCAGTATCCGTGCGGATCGCTGATCTCCAACGGGTCGCCGACCTCCACCATGTCGACGAGGTAGGGCGACACCTCACCGTCTTCGAGTCGTTCGACGGTCACCTCGATCGACCGGGTCTCGCGGACGTCGGACAGCGAGTAGGCGCGTGCGGTGGAGTAGCCGTCCTCCGCGGTCAACCGGATGTCGACGTGTTGGCCGGGCAACGCATGCACTGCTTCGGGGAGGGCGAGGCGCAGCGCTCGCGCGGTGGGGGTGAGGTCGACGACCGCGGTGACCGTCGTGAGATGCCAGGTCGTCACGAGTAGCGCTGTTCGCGCCAGGGGTCGCCGTACATGTGATACCCGCGTTCCTCCCAGAATCCGGGTGCGTCTTCGGCCATGAAGCGAAGTCGCCGAACCCATTTGGCGCTCTTCCAGAAGTACAGGTGGGGCACGAGGAGGCGAGCCGGGCCGCCGTGCTCGGCGGACAGGGGTTCGCCGTCGTAGGTGTCGGCGATCCAGCCGCGGCCGTCGACGAGATCGGCGAGCGGCACGTTGGTGGTGTACCCGCCGTGGCAGTGCGCCATCACGAACGGGGCCGGTTCCCACGGCAGCGCCTGCAGCAAAGTGTCGAACGAGACCCCGCGCCACCGGGTGTCGAACTTCGACCACCGTGTGACGCAGTGGATGTCGGTGGTGATGTCGTCGTGCGGCAGTTCCTGGAACTGGTCCCATGTGAACGTGGCGGCCCGGTGGTCCGCGGACTGCACGGCCAGCATCCAGTCATTCGGAACGATCGCGGGTGTCGGCTCCGCGGACAGGACCGGGAAATCGAGTGTCGTGTACTGGCCGGGAGGGAGACGCCGCGCGTCGCGGTCGCGGCGCCCCACAAACCCTCGGTTGACGATCGCCATGGTCGC
The genomic region above belongs to Gordonia hongkongensis and contains:
- a CDS encoding DUF2235 domain-containing protein, with the translated sequence MKKRLVVCCDGTWKSSKDPRISNVEKIARAVTTDADDGAVQLVHYVNGVGTGSGWSDRVIGGAFGRGLDANLIDAYRFLALNYEPGDEIFVFGFSRGAYTARSLGGMIWHIGLVTPLELAQHPTENLFETVLRYYRMKREDRPAKTPGAPVPVKFIGVFDTVGALGVPGITRVKHKFHDVKLGKNVAVARQALAIDERRLTFDPCVWEVDKADEGEIDVKQVWFEGVHSDIGGGLAVTEPSELSLSWMVREAELAGLQFCYKRFTPISFPIDPSNEKYATNKSMNAAYRIVNIFKLAFGPLRMRGETVRHKGQSRLLEANKNDPARPLYIAAPALTRWTDDIGSRKKRATNIGAWEELIKDLSVRAVDIPPLEAPVTTRQPASPASESLLPQQ
- a CDS encoding M15 family metallopeptidase; the protein is MRFIDIAARRITVICTAVLGALLLSGLGGVPANAAPPTAGLDPALAVAYQQASNSARAQGVSLWITSGKRTDAEQRQMWRDAIATYGSPEAARRWVLPAEQSPHVSGHAIDVGPREGAAWLERTGYRWGLCRTFANEWWHFELATVPGLPCPAMWPDAAARADRLR
- a CDS encoding YciI family protein, whose protein sequence is MHYSLLLHYPEMDASTLGEEAIAQGQAAFAAYTTALQDAGVLVSAEVLQHSDVTTTLRKVDGRLVVQDGPFADTKEQLGGTVVIDVDDLDAAIEWARQAPPIEWGVVEIRPGATYTVDGAWTPNA
- a CDS encoding RNA polymerase sigma factor → MTRREAHTAAEHAARESYSRLVALLAAASGDLALAEDALATAFERALTSWPSDGVPANPEGWLLTVARNQQRDVWKSAAHRTSKILDDTISPGATTVTPFDDVDPDAIPDKRLELLFTCAHPAINAAARTPLMLQSVLGFEAADIATAFTVAPATMSQRLVRAKRRIRDARIPFVVPDRAAMPERLPAVLEAVYGCFAIAWNDADGTDPDTVESMAGESLHLAVTLAALLDDPEAWGLAALIALSLSRAPARTGPFIPLEEQDPATWDVALIRDGEAMLRRASAFGRPHGRFQLEAAMQSVHADRARTGVVDWAALQSLSSALMAVAPTLGARIAHAAIVGRASSPADGLSLLDELGGDAAGFGPFHAAKADLLVRVGHSDAAREHFERAAELTGDERARKYLRRRAREVE
- the fadD5 gene encoding fatty-acid--CoA ligase FadD5, which codes for MTASAEVTNDLTTEPYRSRRNHWNNQVRRHAMMTPDNTAITYLDKNTTWKELDDRSRAFGAALHRRGVQFGDRVLMALLNRTEYIEAILGATLIGAIPVPVNIRMSPAEVAYLVTDSGAKVVVTETLLAPIADAVAGSTGQIETIIVVDGSDNADHLDFETLLAEGASDLPEVDVPEDTVAAIMYTSGTTGKPKGAMLTHQNIQAQAVTTIATAGAQSGSDDVASIVPPLFHIAGIGGFAPIFYRGIRAVLHPLGAFDPDTMLDTLEREGVTSVFMVPAQWQAVCAAQKARPRKLKLRTMSWGAAPASDTVLNAMNESFPEAANMTAFGQTEMSPVTTILEGKDALRKLGSIGKVVPAVTARIVDPLMNDVKPGEVGEIVYRGPNMMIGYWNKPEATAEAFRGGWFHSGDLVRQDEEGFLYVVDRAKDMIISGGENIYCAEVENVLFSHPSITEAAIIGRADEKWGEVPVAVVVLAEGVADLTLTDLEPHLNENLARFKHPKDLVIIDELPRNAGGKVVKPRLRDAYGSKDAGLSN
- a CDS encoding crotonase/enoyl-CoA hydratase family protein; translation: MTEQRIVVDIDDAGVATATLNRADKHNALDPAMFEALIDVTGTLAEDNRVRAVVVHGAGKSFCSGLDVSSLGQGGGVNSLLEREPGVLGNHAQRVSLDWGRIPAPVIAAITGNCFGGGLQIALGADIRYSTPDARLSIMEVKWGLVPDMGITQTLPRLVSADVAKELTFTGRIVDGAEAQRLGLVTRVVDDPLTAALELAHEIASKSPHAVRAAKRLYDESWAGTDPAAALMLESELQVGLMGSPNQMEAVHAGMARREARFADPE
- a CDS encoding FAD-dependent oxidoreductase gives rise to the protein MSRPRVVVAGLGDSGVLTAIHLAPHADVVGISSKPGLVSGQELGLRISRPDAWARDYRIPFGRFRKLDGIRTVHGTLTGADLGDRTVTVADANGTERVERFDALVISTGVRNGFWRHPELQSEADVDAELRSAHARFADAETIAVIGGGAAAVSAAANLAQTWPGKQVDLYHPGERALPQHHPRTWATVLARLRRLGVGVHGGHRAVVPDGFACDEITPGPVSLSTGQSPVKADAVLWAIGRVRPNTEWLPREVLDPSGFVRVTAELRVPGADLVYAIGDVAATDDLRSSARNRADRLLAHNIRSDLAGRPGRARRYAPPRRRWGSVLGVQADGLQVFAPNGRPFRFPAWSVDTILQPWIVRRGIYGGIRKP
- a CDS encoding DUF1295 domain-containing protein → MGTPVSTDSTISRSGSFVRVTIAYVLAFAVAAAWLIWGPATAYLWLDTLIADLLATLVIFAFSRIYGNSSFYDAYWSVVPPALFVYWWAAGDVGIDAVHCWVIAIVIGAWAIRLTANWAIGWPGLHHEDWRYPMLKAGAGRAELPVDLMAIHVFPTIQVFLGMIPIYVAVTHTGGVLAWLTAVAAVVGLAATALEYVADGQLRRFAAHKTPGAVLDTGVWAWSRHPNYFGEVLFWVSMALFGLAASPGDWWWLFVGAVLMLAMFLGASIPMMEKRSLERRPGYQDVIDRVPRFVPRPPRSAAHPPDQVTA
- a CDS encoding glutathione peroxidase, with amino-acid sequence MTSVYDFTATGIDGDPVELSQFQGSPLLIVNTASQCGFTPQYRGLEALHRDYADKGLRVLGFPCDQFGHQEPGDEEEIKSFCSLTYDVTFPMFAKVDVNGPDAHPLFAWLRDQKSGVLGGRIKWNFTKFLIGRDGSVVARYSPTTKPEKLAGSIEEQL
- a CDS encoding ferredoxin reductase → MTTWHLTTVTAVVDLTPTARALRLALPEAVHALPGQHVDIRLTAEDGYSTARAYSLSDVRETRSIEVTVERLEDGEVSPYLVDMVEVGDPLEISDPHGYWFTWPSGDDRPVQLIGGGSGIAPLMSMIRSREVEAPQTPFSLVYSVRSPERVYYRDEIRQLIAHRRMDVHLIHTRVAPDDATRPAGRLTADELAALTMDPATSPTVFICGPNRFVENCAQWMVEAGHDRTRIRTERFGE
- a CDS encoding sulfite oxidase-like oxidoreductase, which gives rise to MAIVNRGFVGRRDRDARRLPPGQYTTLDFPVLSAEPTPAIVPNDWMLAVQSADHRAATFTWDQFQELPHDDITTDIHCVTRWSKFDTRWRGVSFDTLLQALPWEPAPFVMAHCHGGYTTNVPLADLVDGRGWIADTYDGEPLSAEHGGPARLLVPHLYFWKSAKWVRRLRFMAEDAPGFWEERGYHMYGDPWREQRYS